The following coding sequences lie in one Lolium perenne isolate Kyuss_39 chromosome 2, Kyuss_2.0, whole genome shotgun sequence genomic window:
- the LOC127323350 gene encoding protein neprosin isoform X3: MAAARGGFSRFLAAAALCVLWAAVVEARSPAARVHRHLKRLNKPAVKSIESPDGDIIDCMHISHQPAFDHPLLKNHTLQLRPAYHPEGLYDDAKSSLASDNGDKKPMLQLWHQNGRCKEGTVPIRRTKKEDLFRVSSMRRYGRKQHPAPNPMSVDLTMLNEGGHQHAIAYVEGDKYYGAKATINVWEPKIQQPNEFSLSQLWILGGSFGADLNSIEAGWQVSPDLYGDNNTRLFTYWTSDAYQATGCYNILCSGFIQVNSEIAMGASIFPISNLAGSQYGISILIWKDPKEGNWWMQFGKEYVLGYWPSFLFSYLADSASMIEWGGEVVNLEPDGAHTSTQMGSGRFPEEGFGKSSYFKNIQVVDSTNQLKAPKGVGTFTEQSNCYDVQNGNNGDWGTYFYYGGPGKNSNCP; this comes from the exons ATGGCGGCGGCACGCGGTGGATTTTCGCGGTTTCTGGCCGCGGCGGCGCTCTGCGTTCTGTGGGCGGCCGTGGTGGAGGCTAGGTCGCCGGCGGCGAGGGTGCACCGGCACCTGAAGCGGCTCAACAAGCCGGCAGTCAAGAGCATCGAG AGCCCAGATGGAGACATCATCGACTGCATGCACATCTCACACCAACCGGCCTTCGATCATCCTCTTCTCAAGAACCACACTCTCCAG TTGAGACCGGCCTACCACCCAGAAGGCTTGTATGATGATGCTAAGAGCAGCCTGGCCTCCGACAACGGTGACAAGAAGCCGATGCTCCAGCTGTGGCATCAGAACGGCAGGTGCAAGGAGGGCACTGTCCCAATCAGGAGAACTAAGAAGGAGGACCTATTCCGAGTGAGCTCCATGCGGCGGTACGGCAGGAAACAGCATCCCGCCCCGAACCCGATGTCCGTTGATCTTACGATGCTCAACGAGGGTGGCCACCAA CACGCAATAGCGTACGTCGAGGGGGACAAGTACTATGGTGCAAAAGCCACCATTAATGTGTGGGAGCCCAAAATCCAGCAGCCTAACGAGTTCAGTCTATCCCAGCTATGGATCTTGGGGGGATCATTCGGGGCGGACCTCAACAGCATCGAGGCCGGGTGGCAG GTTAGCCCTGACCTCTATGGAGACAACAACACTAGGCTGTTCACATACTGGACC AGTGATGCATACCAAGCAACTGGGTGCTACAACATATTGTGTTCAGGGTTCATTCAGGTCAACAGCGAGATTGCCATGGGGGCGAGCATCTTCCCGATCTCCAACCTTGCTGGCTCACAGTATGGTATCAGTATACTAATCTGGAAG GACCCAAAGGAAGGGAACTGGTGGATGCAGTTTGGCAAGGAATATGTCCTCGGCTACTGgccatccttcctcttctcataCCTTGCTGACAGCGCGTCGATGATCGAGTGGGGCGGGGAGGTGGTAAACTTGGAGCCCGATGGCGCGCACACCTCGACACAGATGGGCAGCGGGCGGTTCCCCGAGGAAGGGTTCGGCAAGTCAAGCTACTTCAAGAACATCCAGGTGGTGGACAGCACAAACCAGCTCAAGGCACCCAAGGGAGTGGGCACGTTCACCGAGCAGTCCAACTGCTACGACGTGCAGAACGGCAACAATGGCGACTGGGGCACCTACTTCTACTACGGCGGCCCAGGGAAGAACTCCAATTGCCCGTGA
- the LOC127323350 gene encoding protein neprosin isoform X1, translated as MDSLSEESKLLYHMIMSETDEIYEAKFASYRARALAAAATATSKTRSTTTLGASREYCHAMSKQVRATSSPTSAQAISTIRSTAASTCTAAHTRVPAAASLDSSPPTTCSAECPGHDASVYAAAAVALIPSTAPNSFATTGDLVLEVAASVSPDGDIIDCMHISHQPAFDHPLLKNHTLQLRPAYHPEGLYDDAKSSLASDNGDKKPMLQLWHQNGRCKEGTVPIRRTKKEDLFRVSSMRRYGRKQHPAPNPMSVDLTMLNEGGHQHAIAYVEGDKYYGAKATINVWEPKIQQPNEFSLSQLWILGGSFGADLNSIEAGWQVSPDLYGDNNTRLFTYWTSDAYQATGCYNILCSGFIQVNSEIAMGASIFPISNLAGSQYGISILIWKDPKEGNWWMQFGKEYVLGYWPSFLFSYLADSASMIEWGGEVVNLEPDGAHTSTQMGSGRFPEEGFGKSSYFKNIQVVDSTNQLKAPKGVGTFTEQSNCYDVQNGNNGDWGTYFYYGGPGKNSNCP; from the exons ATGGATTCACTCTCGGAAGAGTCCAAGCTTCTCTACCACATGATCATGTCCGAGACGGATGAGATCTACGAGGCCAAGTTCGCCTCCTACCGTGCTCGCGCCTTAGCAGCAGCGGCGACGGCTACATCAAAGACTCGCTCGACTACCACCCTTGGCGCCTCCCGCGAGTACTGCCATGCCATGAGCAAGCAAGTACGTGCGACCTCCTCTCCGACCTCTGCGCAAGCCATCTCCACCATCAGATCGACTGCGGCCTCGACATGCACGGCGGCTCACACACGCGTTCCCGCAGCGGCGTCGTTGGATTCTTCGCCGCCCACTACCTGCTCGGCGGAATGCCCAGGCCACGACGCCTCTGTATATGCAGCAGCAGCAGTTGCACTCATCCCGTCCACAGCACCCAACTCGTTTGCAACCACTGGCGACCTTGTCCTCGAGGTTGCTGCATCTGTG AGCCCAGATGGAGACATCATCGACTGCATGCACATCTCACACCAACCGGCCTTCGATCATCCTCTTCTCAAGAACCACACTCTCCAG TTGAGACCGGCCTACCACCCAGAAGGCTTGTATGATGATGCTAAGAGCAGCCTGGCCTCCGACAACGGTGACAAGAAGCCGATGCTCCAGCTGTGGCATCAGAACGGCAGGTGCAAGGAGGGCACTGTCCCAATCAGGAGAACTAAGAAGGAGGACCTATTCCGAGTGAGCTCCATGCGGCGGTACGGCAGGAAACAGCATCCCGCCCCGAACCCGATGTCCGTTGATCTTACGATGCTCAACGAGGGTGGCCACCAA CACGCAATAGCGTACGTCGAGGGGGACAAGTACTATGGTGCAAAAGCCACCATTAATGTGTGGGAGCCCAAAATCCAGCAGCCTAACGAGTTCAGTCTATCCCAGCTATGGATCTTGGGGGGATCATTCGGGGCGGACCTCAACAGCATCGAGGCCGGGTGGCAG GTTAGCCCTGACCTCTATGGAGACAACAACACTAGGCTGTTCACATACTGGACC AGTGATGCATACCAAGCAACTGGGTGCTACAACATATTGTGTTCAGGGTTCATTCAGGTCAACAGCGAGATTGCCATGGGGGCGAGCATCTTCCCGATCTCCAACCTTGCTGGCTCACAGTATGGTATCAGTATACTAATCTGGAAG GACCCAAAGGAAGGGAACTGGTGGATGCAGTTTGGCAAGGAATATGTCCTCGGCTACTGgccatccttcctcttctcataCCTTGCTGACAGCGCGTCGATGATCGAGTGGGGCGGGGAGGTGGTAAACTTGGAGCCCGATGGCGCGCACACCTCGACACAGATGGGCAGCGGGCGGTTCCCCGAGGAAGGGTTCGGCAAGTCAAGCTACTTCAAGAACATCCAGGTGGTGGACAGCACAAACCAGCTCAAGGCACCCAAGGGAGTGGGCACGTTCACCGAGCAGTCCAACTGCTACGACGTGCAGAACGGCAACAATGGCGACTGGGGCACCTACTTCTACTACGGCGGCCCAGGGAAGAACTCCAATTGCCCGTGA
- the LOC127323350 gene encoding protein neprosin isoform X2, giving the protein MDSLSEESKLLYHMIMSETDEIYEAKFASYRARALAAAATATSKTRSTTTLGASREYCHAMSKQSPDGDIIDCMHISHQPAFDHPLLKNHTLQLRPAYHPEGLYDDAKSSLASDNGDKKPMLQLWHQNGRCKEGTVPIRRTKKEDLFRVSSMRRYGRKQHPAPNPMSVDLTMLNEGGHQHAIAYVEGDKYYGAKATINVWEPKIQQPNEFSLSQLWILGGSFGADLNSIEAGWQVSPDLYGDNNTRLFTYWTSDAYQATGCYNILCSGFIQVNSEIAMGASIFPISNLAGSQYGISILIWKDPKEGNWWMQFGKEYVLGYWPSFLFSYLADSASMIEWGGEVVNLEPDGAHTSTQMGSGRFPEEGFGKSSYFKNIQVVDSTNQLKAPKGVGTFTEQSNCYDVQNGNNGDWGTYFYYGGPGKNSNCP; this is encoded by the exons ATGGATTCACTCTCGGAAGAGTCCAAGCTTCTCTACCACATGATCATGTCCGAGACGGATGAGATCTACGAGGCCAAGTTCGCCTCCTACCGTGCTCGCGCCTTAGCAGCAGCGGCGACGGCTACATCAAAGACTCGCTCGACTACCACCCTTGGCGCCTCCCGCGAGTACTGCCATGCCATGAGCAAGCAA AGCCCAGATGGAGACATCATCGACTGCATGCACATCTCACACCAACCGGCCTTCGATCATCCTCTTCTCAAGAACCACACTCTCCAG TTGAGACCGGCCTACCACCCAGAAGGCTTGTATGATGATGCTAAGAGCAGCCTGGCCTCCGACAACGGTGACAAGAAGCCGATGCTCCAGCTGTGGCATCAGAACGGCAGGTGCAAGGAGGGCACTGTCCCAATCAGGAGAACTAAGAAGGAGGACCTATTCCGAGTGAGCTCCATGCGGCGGTACGGCAGGAAACAGCATCCCGCCCCGAACCCGATGTCCGTTGATCTTACGATGCTCAACGAGGGTGGCCACCAA CACGCAATAGCGTACGTCGAGGGGGACAAGTACTATGGTGCAAAAGCCACCATTAATGTGTGGGAGCCCAAAATCCAGCAGCCTAACGAGTTCAGTCTATCCCAGCTATGGATCTTGGGGGGATCATTCGGGGCGGACCTCAACAGCATCGAGGCCGGGTGGCAG GTTAGCCCTGACCTCTATGGAGACAACAACACTAGGCTGTTCACATACTGGACC AGTGATGCATACCAAGCAACTGGGTGCTACAACATATTGTGTTCAGGGTTCATTCAGGTCAACAGCGAGATTGCCATGGGGGCGAGCATCTTCCCGATCTCCAACCTTGCTGGCTCACAGTATGGTATCAGTATACTAATCTGGAAG GACCCAAAGGAAGGGAACTGGTGGATGCAGTTTGGCAAGGAATATGTCCTCGGCTACTGgccatccttcctcttctcataCCTTGCTGACAGCGCGTCGATGATCGAGTGGGGCGGGGAGGTGGTAAACTTGGAGCCCGATGGCGCGCACACCTCGACACAGATGGGCAGCGGGCGGTTCCCCGAGGAAGGGTTCGGCAAGTCAAGCTACTTCAAGAACATCCAGGTGGTGGACAGCACAAACCAGCTCAAGGCACCCAAGGGAGTGGGCACGTTCACCGAGCAGTCCAACTGCTACGACGTGCAGAACGGCAACAATGGCGACTGGGGCACCTACTTCTACTACGGCGGCCCAGGGAAGAACTCCAATTGCCCGTGA